CGTGGACCGCGTGGACCTGCTGTCCTTCCTGTCGGGCCAGGGCCTCGCGGTGCAGGCGGGGACATGAGCTCGGCGGCGGTCAGCACGCCGGCCAGGCTCCGGCTGCCCCGGTGGGTGGCGCCTGTCGGCGTGTCGGTCCTGTTCGTGGCCGCGTACCTCGTCTTCCGCGGCACGGCCACGCTGCCGCACGACAAGGAGGCGCCGCAGTTCCTGGCCGTCACCGACCTGCGCGAGTGGATCGACGACCACCGCAACGACAACCCGCTCTTCCTGTACTTCCTCAACTACATCCGGCTCTTCGTGGGCCGGCTCTACGACCTGTTCGAGGTCGTGCTGAACGCGCTCGGCTGGCCCGGCATCACCGGCGTGCTCGGCGCGCTGGCGTGGCTGGCGGGCGGCCGGAGGATCGCGCTGCTCGCGGTCGCGGGCGTGAGCGCGTTCGGCGTCCTCGGGCTCTGGCAGTCGAGCGTCGACACGCTGGCCCTGGTCGCGGTCTCCGTGCTGCTGTCGCTGGCGATCGGGATCCCGCTGGGCGTCTGGGCCGGGCTCTCCGGCCGCGTGCGGCGGTTGATCACACCGGCGCTGGACGTCATGCAGATCATGCCGACGTTCGCGTACCTGGCGCCGCTCGCGCTCTTCTTCCACATCGGCGCGCCGGCCGGGGCCATCGCGACGATGATCTACTCGATCCCGCCCGCCATCCGCATCACCGCGCTGGCCGTCTCGGAGGTCTCCCCCACGGCGGTCGAGGCGTCCACGTCACTGGGCGCAACACGTACGCAGACGCTGTTCAAGGTCTACCTGCCGCTGGCCAGGTGCACGATCGCGCTCGCCGTCAACCAGACGATCATGATGGCCCTGTCCATGGTCGTCATCGCGAACCTCATCTCGGCCCCCGGCCTCGGTGGCGACATCATTCGCGGCCTGTCACGGGCGCAGGTCGGCATCATGCTCCCGGCCGGCGTGGCCGTCGTGATCATGGCGGTGCTGCTGGACCGGATGACGATGGCGGTCGCCAGACGAGGACCGCATTCGAGGATCGGCAAGCTGGATCTCGCCGCCGCCGGCGTGCTCGCGGCGGCCGGGCTCGCGCTCATCCCCGTGCTCCCCCGGACGTGGCCGGACGGCCTCACGGTCAACTTCGTGTCCGAGGTGAACGCCGCCGTCCTCTGGGCCGAGGACAACTGGTTCGCGGTGACCACGTTCATCAAGGACCTCACCACCGCTGCCCTGCTCAACCCCCTGGAGACGCTGCTCACCTCGGCCCCGTGGTGGCTGGTCGCCCTGGCGGTGCTGACCGTCGCCTGGTGGGTGAGCGGCGTGCGCCCGGCGCTGACGGCGCTGGGCTGCCTGCTGGCCATCGCGCTGCTCGGCGTCTGGGAGCACACCATGCAGACGCTGACCACGGTGGTCGTCGCCGTGCTGGTCACGCTGGCCGTCGGCCTGCTGCTCGGGGTGGCCGCGGCCCGCTCGCCGCGCTACTCGGCCGTGCAGCGGCCCGTGCTCGACGCCGCCCAGACCATGCCGGCGTTCGTCTACCTGCTGCCGGCGCTGGCGCTGTTCGAGACCACCAGGTTCACCGCGATCTTCGCCTCCGTCATCTACGCGGTGCCGCCGGTGGTGCGCCTGGTCGAGGACGGCATCAAGGGCGTGCCCGCCACGGTCGTCGAAGCGGCCGTCTCGGCGGGCTCGACGCCCGGCCAGCTCCTGTGGAAGGTGCAGCTGCCCATGGCCAGGCGGGGCATCCTGCTCGCCGCCAACCAGGGCATCGTCATGACGCTGGCCATGGTCGTCGTCGGCGGTCTGGTCGGGGCCGGGGCCCTCGGCTACGACGTGGTCACCGGGTTCTCCCAGCGGACCGACTTCGGCATGGGCTTCGTGGCCGGCATCGCGACCGTGCTGCTCGGAGTCATGCTCGACCGCATCACGCAGGGCGCCGACAGGCGTCCTTCCCCCCGAAAGAGGAAGTTCACATCATGAAGATTCGCCTGCTCGCAGGCCTCCTCGCAGTTGGGCTCGGCGCCGCGGCCTGCGGCGGGGCCAAGGTCGAGACCTCTCCCAGCTCCTCCGCCGCACCGCAGGCCGGCTCCAGCGCCCCCGCGGGGACCGTGAAGATCGCCATCAACCCCTGGGTCGGGTACGAGGCCAGCGCGAACGTCGTGGCGTACCTGCTGAAGAACGAGCTGCACTACAACGTGGAACTGCCCGAGATCAAGGAGCAGCTCGCCTGGGAGGGCTTCGAGACCGGCGACGTCGACGTCATCATCGAGAACTGGGGACACCCGGACCTGAAGAAGAAGTTCATCGAGGAGAAGAAGGTCGCCGCCGAGGCGGGCTCCACCGGCAACAAGGGCGTCATCGGCTGGTACATCCCCAAGTGGATGGCCGACGAGCACCCCGACATCACCGACTACAAGAACCTGAACAAGTACGCCGGACTGTTCAAGACCTCCGAGTCGGGAGACAAGGGCCAGCTGCTCTTCGGCGACCCGTCGTACGTCAGCAACGAGGAAGCCCTGATCAAGAACCTCAAGCTGAACTTCAAGGTCGTCGTGGGCGGCAGCGAGGCGGCCCTGATCAAGGGCGCCCAGCAGGCGCAGGAGCAGAAGAAGCCGCTGCTGTTCTACTTCTGGGACCCGCACTGGCTGTTCAGCAAGACCCAGCTGGTCCGGGTGAAGCTGCCCGCCTACACCGAGGGCTGCGACGCCGACCCGAAGAAGGTCGCCTGCGACTACCCGGAGATGGACCTCGACAAGATCGTCAGCAAGAAGTTCGCCGACACCGGCGGCAAGGCGTACGAGCTGGTCAAGAACTTCACCTGGACCAACGAGGACCAGAACTCCGTCGCCGACGACATGACCAACAACGGCATGACCGGCGAGCAGGCCGCGAAGAAGTGGGTCGAGGCCAACACCGCCAAGTGGCAGGCCTGGATCCCCAAGTGACGCCCTCTTGACCGCGGCCCCCGCGGACGGGGCCGCGGTCTCCGGGAGACCTCTCATGTTGCGAACGAACAAGCTCGTCGGGCCCCTGGTCGCGGCCCTGCTCCTGGCGGCCGCCTGTTCCGGCGAGGAGCCCGCCGCCACCGCCGGGGCCAAGGGCACCGTCACCATCGACATCCACGGCTGGGTCGGGTACGAGGCCCAGGCCGCCGTGCTGGCGTACCTGCTCGAGCACGAGCTGGGCTACAAGGTGCACAAGCGCGCCATGAAGGAGGGCGATTCCTGGAAGGATTTCGAGACCGGCAAGGTCGATGTGATCGTCGAGAGCTGGGGTCACAACGACCTGAAAAAGACGTACATCGAGCAGAAGAAGGTGGCGCTGTCGGCCGGGCTCACCGGGAACAAAGGCGTGATCGGGTGGTATGTCCCTGAGTGGATGGTCAAGAAATATCCCGACATTACGGACTACCGAAACCTCAATAAATACGCCGGCCTCTTCCGGACCGAAAAAACCGGAAATCTCGGACAAGTCCTCGACGGGGATCCGACCTTCGTGACGAACGACGAGGCTCTCGTCAAGAACCTCGGCCTCAAATACAAGGTCGTCTACTCGGGCAGCGAGGCCGCGTTGATCAAAGCGGCCGAGTTCGCGACCAAGAACCGGACACCGCTGCTGATGTATTTCTACGAGCCGCAATGGCTCTTCACCAAGGTCAAACTGGCCAAGGTCGCGCTGCCGCCCTATGCCGTGGGCTGCGACGACGACGCGAAGAAGGTCGCCTGCGACTACCCGCCGTACCTGCTCGACAAGATCGTCAGCCGGCGGTTCGCGCAGACCGGCGGCAAGGCGTACGACCTGGTCCGCAACTTCACCTGGACCAACGACGACCAGAACGCGGTGGCCGGCGACATGATCAACGAGAAGATGACCGCCGAGCAGGCGGCGGAGCGGTGGGTGCAGGAGAACAAGATCATCTGGAAGGACTGGATCCCCCGTTGAGGTTCGACTACGTCATCGTCGGCGGCGGCAGCGCGGGCTGCGCGCTGGCCAACCGGCTGAGCGCCGACCCCTCGGTGTCAGTCCTGGTGCTGGAGGCCGGCCGGCCCGACCACCTGTGGGACGTGTTCATCCACATGCCCGCCGCGCTGATGTTCCCCATCGGCAGCCGCTTCTACGACTGGCGGTACGAGTCGGAGCCGGAGCCGTACATGGAGGGGCGGCGGATCTACCACGCCCGTGGCAAGGTGCTGGGCGGCTCCAGCAGCATCAACGGCATGATCTTCCAGCGCGGCAACCCGCTCGACTACGAGCGCTGGGCGGCCGATCCCGGCATGAGGCACTGGGACTACGCCCACTGCCTGCCGTACTTCAAGAAGATGGAGAACTGCCTGGCCGACCCGGGCACGCCCTTCCGCGGCGGCGACGGCCCGCTGAAGCTCGAACGCGGCCCGGCGCAGGGGCCGCTGTTCGAGGCCTTCTTCGAGGCGGTCCAGCAGGCCGGCCACCGGCTCACCGACGACGTGAACGGCCACCGACAGGAGGGATTCGCGGCCTTCGACCGCAACATCCACCGCGGCCGCCGCCTCAGCGCCGCCCGCGCGTACCTGCATCCGGTACGCGGCCGGCGCAACCTCACGGTCAGGACCCGCGCCTTCGTCGAGAAGGTCCTCTTCGAGGGCACGCGAGCCGTCGGCGTGCTCTGCGGCGGGAAGCGCGTGGAGGCCGGCGAGGTCATCCTGTGCGGCGGCGCGATCAACACCCCCCAGCTCCTGCAGCTGTCGGGTGTCGGCCCCAGGGCGCTCCTGGAGGGGGTGGGCGTGCGCGTGGTCCACGACCTCCCGGGCGTCGGGGAGAACCTGCAGGACCACCTCGAGGTGTACGTCCAGCACGCCTGCAGGCAGCCGGTCTCCCAGCAGTCGTCCCTGGCCCTGTGGCGCAGGCCCTTCATCGGCGCCCGCTGGCTCTTCCTCAGGGGCGGCCCCGGGGCCACGAACCACTTCGAGGCGGGCGGCTTCATCCGGTCGAACGACGACGTGGCGTACCCGAACCTGATGTTCCACTTCCTGCCGATCGCGGTCCGCTACGACGGCTCGGCCCCGGCCGGCGGCCACGGCTACCAGGTGCACATCGGCCCGATGTACTCCGACGCCCGGGGCTCGGTCCGCATCAGGTCGGCCGACCCCCGCGAGAAGCCGGCCCTGCGCTTCAACTACCTCTCCACCGACCAGGACCGCCGGGAGTGGGTGGAGGCCGTCAGGCACGCCCGGGCGATCCTGTCCCAGCCCGCCTGGTCGGACCTGGACGGCGGCGAGATCTCTCCCGGGCCAGGCGTGCGGACGGACGAGGAGATCCTCGCGTGGGTGGCCAGGGACGGCGAAACCGCCCTCCACCCCTCCTGCACCTGCAGGATGGGCACGGACGACAGGTCCGTCGTGGACCCCGGCACCATGCGGGTCCACGGCCTGGACGGGCTGCGCGTCGTGGACGCCTCGGTGATGCCGTACGTCACGAACGGCAACATCTACGCCCCGGTCATGATGCTCGCCGAGAAGTCCGCCGACCTCATCCTCGGCAACACACCTCTGCCCCCCGAGCCGGTGGAGTTCCACCGGCATCAGTGACAGACGGTTCAGCCTAAACTGAACGCCATGGCTCCTGACGACGACCGCGAGCGCATGCTCGAGTGGGTCGAGCGCGTGGCGATGTTCTGCGGCGACGCCTGGGGCCTGGCGCCCATCACCGGCCGCATTCTGGGCTGGCTGCTGATCTGCACGCCCGCCGAGCAGTCGGCCGGCGAGATCGCCGACGCGATCGGGGCCAGCCGGGCGTCCATGACGTCCAACATGCGCCTGCTGACCTCCGTCGGCCTCGTGCGCCGCCGCACCCGGCAGGGCGAGCGCACCACGTACTACCGGATCGAGGACGACGCGTTCGAGAAGGTCGTGCGCCAGAGGCTGGCCGCGTTCGCCGCGTT
This genomic interval from Nonomuraea helvata contains the following:
- the betA gene encoding choline dehydrogenase, whose product is MRFDYVIVGGGSAGCALANRLSADPSVSVLVLEAGRPDHLWDVFIHMPAALMFPIGSRFYDWRYESEPEPYMEGRRIYHARGKVLGGSSSINGMIFQRGNPLDYERWAADPGMRHWDYAHCLPYFKKMENCLADPGTPFRGGDGPLKLERGPAQGPLFEAFFEAVQQAGHRLTDDVNGHRQEGFAAFDRNIHRGRRLSAARAYLHPVRGRRNLTVRTRAFVEKVLFEGTRAVGVLCGGKRVEAGEVILCGGAINTPQLLQLSGVGPRALLEGVGVRVVHDLPGVGENLQDHLEVYVQHACRQPVSQQSSLALWRRPFIGARWLFLRGGPGATNHFEAGGFIRSNDDVAYPNLMFHFLPIAVRYDGSAPAGGHGYQVHIGPMYSDARGSVRIRSADPREKPALRFNYLSTDQDRREWVEAVRHARAILSQPAWSDLDGGEISPGPGVRTDEEILAWVARDGETALHPSCTCRMGTDDRSVVDPGTMRVHGLDGLRVVDASVMPYVTNGNIYAPVMMLAEKSADLILGNTPLPPEPVEFHRHQ
- a CDS encoding helix-turn-helix domain-containing protein, which encodes MAPDDDRERMLEWVERVAMFCGDAWGLAPITGRILGWLLICTPAEQSAGEIADAIGASRASMTSNMRLLTSVGLVRRRTRQGERTTYYRIEDDAFEKVVRQRLAAFAAFGEIAEEALQFGGEDGERTRRIRSAQQSIALLTGPVA
- a CDS encoding ABC transporter substrate-binding protein, which produces MKIRLLAGLLAVGLGAAACGGAKVETSPSSSAAPQAGSSAPAGTVKIAINPWVGYEASANVVAYLLKNELHYNVELPEIKEQLAWEGFETGDVDVIIENWGHPDLKKKFIEEKKVAAEAGSTGNKGVIGWYIPKWMADEHPDITDYKNLNKYAGLFKTSESGDKGQLLFGDPSYVSNEEALIKNLKLNFKVVVGGSEAALIKGAQQAQEQKKPLLFYFWDPHWLFSKTQLVRVKLPAYTEGCDADPKKVACDYPEMDLDKIVSKKFADTGGKAYELVKNFTWTNEDQNSVADDMTNNGMTGEQAAKKWVEANTAKWQAWIPK
- a CDS encoding ABC transporter permease, giving the protein MSSAAVSTPARLRLPRWVAPVGVSVLFVAAYLVFRGTATLPHDKEAPQFLAVTDLREWIDDHRNDNPLFLYFLNYIRLFVGRLYDLFEVVLNALGWPGITGVLGALAWLAGGRRIALLAVAGVSAFGVLGLWQSSVDTLALVAVSVLLSLAIGIPLGVWAGLSGRVRRLITPALDVMQIMPTFAYLAPLALFFHIGAPAGAIATMIYSIPPAIRITALAVSEVSPTAVEASTSLGATRTQTLFKVYLPLARCTIALAVNQTIMMALSMVVIANLISAPGLGGDIIRGLSRAQVGIMLPAGVAVVIMAVLLDRMTMAVARRGPHSRIGKLDLAAAGVLAAAGLALIPVLPRTWPDGLTVNFVSEVNAAVLWAEDNWFAVTTFIKDLTTAALLNPLETLLTSAPWWLVALAVLTVAWWVSGVRPALTALGCLLAIALLGVWEHTMQTLTTVVVAVLVTLAVGLLLGVAAARSPRYSAVQRPVLDAAQTMPAFVYLLPALALFETTRFTAIFASVIYAVPPVVRLVEDGIKGVPATVVEAAVSAGSTPGQLLWKVQLPMARRGILLAANQGIVMTLAMVVVGGLVGAGALGYDVVTGFSQRTDFGMGFVAGIATVLLGVMLDRITQGADRRPSPRKRKFTS
- a CDS encoding ABC transporter substrate-binding protein yields the protein MLRTNKLVGPLVAALLLAAACSGEEPAATAGAKGTVTIDIHGWVGYEAQAAVLAYLLEHELGYKVHKRAMKEGDSWKDFETGKVDVIVESWGHNDLKKTYIEQKKVALSAGLTGNKGVIGWYVPEWMVKKYPDITDYRNLNKYAGLFRTEKTGNLGQVLDGDPTFVTNDEALVKNLGLKYKVVYSGSEAALIKAAEFATKNRTPLLMYFYEPQWLFTKVKLAKVALPPYAVGCDDDAKKVACDYPPYLLDKIVSRRFAQTGGKAYDLVRNFTWTNDDQNAVAGDMINEKMTAEQAAERWVQENKIIWKDWIPR